Proteins encoded within one genomic window of Aquarana catesbeiana isolate 2022-GZ linkage group LG03, ASM4218655v1, whole genome shotgun sequence:
- the LOC141134909 gene encoding E3 ubiquitin-protein ligase TRIM39-like yields the protein MASANLRAELECSVCLNSYTDPVNLRCGHNFCRVCIGRVLDTQGGSGGYSCPECREKFQDRPALHRNITLRNIVENFLSAQPDQEESGVFCTYCVDYPVPAVRSCLHCEVSLCDKHLRVHKKSPEHILCDPTLSMESRKCSIHKKILEYYCTEDDICICMFCVTGEHKGHEMESLDKASEKKKETLRNVLQKLLTKREETEERVQSLQEHKRKVEEKAERVTALFRDLRRRLEDLEKRVLRKISGQGEQEALSMLDFIQELEIKKEELSRKMLHIEELCNMTDPLTVLQESDTGDLCGTEDGDNEDRERHEKLLHHGGGLDVAGVLHSGLFNIIRGVNVYFPIQGAADLLLDVNTAHNSLHISDDRKTVSRSDRNQNHPETPERFQGLVSQVLSSRSFSSGRHYWEVDVGGSDYWTVGMCYPSIVRRGDQSWIGWNKKSWGLYRTGNQYSVRHATNRTPLPTNISSNTVRIYLDYEAGRISFYDLCDPIRHLHTFTTTFTEPLHAVLGLKRGYIKICGGDMEM from the coding sequence atggcgtctgctaatctgagagctgagctggaatgttccgtctgtctgaacagttatacagatcctgtaaacctgagatgtggacacaacttctgccgagTCTGTATTggtcgtgtgctggatacacagggggggtctggaggatattcctgtcctgaatgcagagagaagtttcaggatcggcctgcactgcacaggaacataacactacgtaacatagtggagaatttcctgtctgctcagccagatcaggaggagtccggggtcttctgtacttactgtgtggactatcctgtacctgctgttagatcctgtctgcactgtgaggtttctctgtgtgataaacacctgagagtccacaaaaaatccccagaacacatcttatgtgaccccaccttgtccatggagagcaggaaatgctccatccataagaagatcctggaataTTACTGCACGGAGGATGATATCTGCATCTGTATGTTTTGTGTGACTGGAGAACATAAAGGACATGAGATGGAGTCACTGGAtaaggcttctgagaagaagaaggaaacactgaggaatgttctccagaaacttctgacaaagagagaggagacggaggaaagagtccagagtctgcaggaacacaagaggaaagtagaagaaaaagccGAGAGAGTCACTGctctgtttagagatctcaggagacgtctggaagacctggagaagagagtcctgaggaaAATCTCTGGGCAGGGAGAACAGGAAGCCCTTTCTATGTTGGATTTCATCCAGGAGCTGGAAATAaaaaaggaggagctgtccaggaagatgcttcacattgaggagctgtgtaacatgacagatccactgactgtcttacaggaatcagacacaggtgacttgtgtggtactgaggatggagataatgaggacagagagagacatgagaaacTCCTCCATCATGGtgggggtctggatgtggcgggGGTCTTACACTCAGGTTTATTCAATATAATAAGAGGGGTAAATGTATACTTCcctatacagggagctgcagacttattactggatgtaaacacagctcataattctctacatatatcagatgacaggaaaactgtatccaggtcagatAGAAACCAGAATcatccagaaacaccagagagatttcagggTTTGGTttctcaggtgttgagcagtcggagtttctcctcagggagacattactgggaagtggatgtcgggggatcagattACTGGACAgttgggatgtgttaccccagtatagtcAGGAGAGGAGATCAGTCATGGATTGGATGGAATAAGAAGTCCTGGGGTTTGTACAGGACCGGTAATCAGTATTCAGTAAGACATGCCACTAATAGGACCCCCTTACCCACCAATATCTCCAGTAACacagtcaggatatatctggattatgaggccgggcggatctccttttatgatctgtgtgacccaatCCGACACCTCCataccttcaccaccaccttcactgagcccctccatgctgtgttAGGTTTAAAGAGAGGTTATATAAAGATATGTGGCGGGGATATGGAAATGTGA